GTCGGGGCCTTCCCCGACAGCACGAGCTGCCATTACCTCTTCGAGGAGCTGCCCGTGCGAGCAAACGAGGGCAAGGCACTCGTTCAGTTCGAGGCATTTGCCCATGCCGCGCAATCCACCACAATAGACCTGGGAACCGTTGGCAACACCACCCCCACGCTGGCAACGAGCGCACATGACGCACGTGACGGCGATAAGCTCGTGAGCTGGGACGCAAATGCCGTCATCCTCGATTCCGTGTCGTACAGCGGCCTCGTTGCCGGACGGACTTACACGCTCGAGGGCCACCTTGCCGACGCGACGACGGGTGAGGTGCTTCGCGACCCTCATGGCAATGCAATTACCTCCTCGCACACGTTCACCGCATCAGCAAGTACGGGAAGCGTTGAGGTCAAGTTCACGCTCAATACGATGGGTCTGAAAAACGGCAGGCAACTCGTCGTCTGCGAACGCCTTCTCGAGAGTGGCCGTCTTCTCGCGATGCATGAGGATATCGACGATAGCTCCCAAACCGTTACCGTCGTTCAGCCGGCAATCGAGACACACGCAGTTGACGGAATGGATGGCGACTCGCTCATCGTGGGCGATGTCGATGCGACCATCGTTGACCACGTCTCATACACGGGCCTCATAGCGGGCGCGAACTACGAGCTCACCGGCACGGTTGTGGATAGCGCAAGTGGCCTGCCCTTCGAACCGTCAGGCAGCACGGTTACCTCGACAGTCACGTTTGTTCCCGAAGCCTCATCCGGGTCAATCGACATCGCATATGCCCTTGACGCATCCGAGCTGGAACCGGGCACGAAGCTCGTCATCTTCGAGAAACTGATGAGTGACGGCACCATCGTCGCAACGCACGAGGACCTCGATTCCGTCAGCCAGACGATAAGCGTCTTTCCGCCGTCCCTCCAAACGCACGCGCATGATCCACAAGATGGCGATTCGAGCGTTGCGAGCGATATCGCCACGAGCATCATCGACATGGTTTCCTACAGCGGGCTGACGCCAGGGTACGAATACTCGATCGAGGCAACGCTCGTCGACAAGGAGAGCGGACGTCCAGCACTCGATCCGTTCGGGCTACCCGTCACCGCAACGCACGTCTTCACACCTCTGGAGCGCGAGGGAAGCACGGACGTGGTCATCGACTTCGATGCCACGAACATCCAAACGTCAACGGCATTCGTCGTCTTCGAGGAGCTTTACCGCGACGGACGTCACCTCGCAAGTCATGTCGACCTTGCAAGCGTCGAACAGGCGATAGTCGTGGAGCCACCGTACATCCAGACAGCGGCAAGCTCGGATGGCATATCAAAGCGGCTTATGCGCGATAGAGATATCCCCCTCGTTGACACAGTCTCGTATCGCAATCTCAAGGTAGGACAGAACTATGAGCTTCGTGGCCGCGTCATGAACAAGGCAACGGGCGAGGCGCTGAGCGACCGCAGGGGCGACCCCGTAAAGAGCAGTCTCGAATTCACACCGGATGCCCCATCGGGTCTCGTGGAGCTCTCCTTCACGCTCGACACAACCGTCGTGGATGAGGGGACGGAGCTCGTCGTCTTCGAGGAGCTTTACCGCGACGGCGTCAAAATCGCCGCACACGAAGATCTTGCAAATGCCCAACAGACGGTCACGGTCGCCAAGCCACGCATTACGACAACGGCAGCGTCGAAGGACGGGGCCAAGACCGTTGTACGCGATGTCGATACGACCATCGTCGATACCGTGAGCTATGAAGGCCTGGCGCCTCGCTGCGACTACACGCTTGCCGGAGCAGTCATGAACAAGGCAGACGGGAAGCCCCTCGTCGACGAGGACGGCAGGCCAATAACATCGCAAGCAGATTTTGTCACCGAGCATGCCGACGGAACCGTCTCGCTGTCGTTTTCCCTCGACACGAGCATGCTCGAAGCCGGAAGCGAGCTTGTCATCTTCGAGAAGCTTCTTCGCAACGGCGAGGAAATCGCCGTTCACGAGGACATCGAAGACGAAGGGCAAACGGTACGCCTTGTGCCAGCCGCCATCAATACCTGTGCGAGCGACCCGCTCGATGGTGGCAAGCTCATCGCCGCCCATGAGCAGACACGAATATTCGATGCGGTGTCGTATGAGGGCCTGCAGCCTGGCGTCACCTATGAATTCGTGGGAACGCTCATGGACAAGGAAGCGAAAACACCACTCCTTACTGCACAGGGCGAACCTGCGCGGACAACATACAGCTTCGTTCCCGAAGAGGCGGCTGGAACCGTCGATGTCAACTTCTCCTTCGATGCCTCAAGCACCGACACAGAGCGGGAGATCGTCATCTTCGAGGAGCTCTACCGCAAAGGGAGACTTCTCGCGACTCACGCAGACTACGAGAACACCGCTCAGACGGTACGCGTTACGCCGCCCTCTATCAAAACGTACGCGTCCGATATGAGCGATGGCGACAAGGAAATCACCGGGAATTGCATGACAACCATTATCGACAGCGTCTCCTATGCCGGCCTCGTTCCAAACGAAGAGTACGAAATCGATGGCACGCTCATGATCGACGATGGCACTCTCGAAGGAAGACCCGCACTCGATGCTTATGGAAGGCCCATAACCGCGCATATTGCATTTACACCAGACGCCTCCCATGGAAACGCCACCGTTCCCTTCGAGATAGATGCCACGCTCCTGGGCGATGACACAAAGCTCGTCGTTTTCGAGAAGCTCTTTGCCAATGATGCGCTCATGGCCGAGCACGCTGATCTCCATGACGAGGACCAGACCGTGCGCGTGAAACCCTCCAGACCAGAGACACCGCCCGAAGAGGCATCGCCGCCTAATGAGTCGACGCCCACTCCATTTGGCCCCTCGCTGAAGACAGGCGACTCGACCATATGGATGCTCGCAGCATGTGGGTTGATTGGGGGTGCAGCATTCGGCCTGCTAGCAGCGCTACGCCGCAAAGCCTTTGGCCCGAACAGCAAACGGGAGTAGGAAGAATGAATTCGACTACTAACGAGGATGACGTGTCACGCGGCGAGGAACCGTCGTCACTCGTACCGAAAAATATCGTAATTCGAGAGAAACCCCGAATGAAGCGTGGTGATTATTCGGTCACCCAAGAACAAGTTGATGACCTTATCCAAAATGAGCTTTCCGGCATACGTTTTAGCGTAAAGCCAAAGGTAAACAACAGAATCGGCACCCCGGGCAAAACTTCAAAAAGGTATAATGCGGAGAAAGATAAGTACGAGCTGTTCATCGAGATTGGAAAACAATATTCCAGTTCGCACAAGGATTTGATCGATACGCTGGTTCACGAAGAGCTGGAGGCAAGGATAATCAGAAACCGCCATCATCGAGAACTGTATTGTAAATTTGTCGAAGCCAACGACGACGACATTATCCACACTTATATACAAAGATTGGTTGATCGTTTCTTGTTAATAAAGGGGGTACGATGAGCATCGATGAAATTTTCGACATTCTCATGGATGGAGATGCCGAGACGATAAGAGCGCTCTCCGGGTCTGGCGCTCGATACATGTACTCACCCAAGACAGGCGGATTTAGAGCGTGGCATGGCAGAGACTTCGTCTCTGCGTGCAAGGTTTACTTCACGCCTGCTTGCGTAGCCCTCTACGGTAACGAGCATACTTTCTAGGGCGCAATCCCCTACTTGCCGATGAGCTTGAGCAGATAGGGAATTTCGGTCTCGAAATCGACGCCGTACCAGTTGTGGTCGGGCTGGCTGATGGTGGCCTTGATGCAGGCAACCGTGTAGTCAGCCGCCACGGCAAGCGCCTCGTCCAACTCGAAGCCGTTGAGAAGAGCGCCGACCGTCGTAGATGAGAATACATCGCCCGTCCCATGGAAGCGCGCATCGACGAGCTCGTTGAAATACGAGAAATACTCGCCCGTCTCTCCGTCGAGACCATAGACGCCGCAGCTACCCGGCTCGAGACTCACACCAGTGAGCACGGCCTTCTTGGGGCCGAGGGCGGCGAGTCCCTGGAGAAGGTCACGCACGTAGTCCTCGTCATAGGTGCCGTCTTCCTTGTATTCCGCGCCAAGCATGAATGCGGCTTCGGTGATGTTGGGGTCGATGATATCGGCCTTGGAGCAAACCACCGTGCCCATTGCCCGAGCGAACTCGGGGGTGAAGCCCTTGTAGAGCACGCCGTTGTCGGCCATGGCCGGGTCAACGAAGATGAGCGTGCCATCCTCCTTGTGACGATCGAAGAAGCGGCTTACGAGCTCGAGCTGCTCGAAGGAGCCAAGATAGCCCGTGTAGATGGCATCGAAGTCGACCCCGTTGTCAATCCAGCTCTGGGAGATGGGCTCGATCTGGTCGGTCAGGTCGTCGAAAGTGAAGCTCTTGAAAGCGGTGTGAACCGAGAGCACGGCAGTGGGAAGAATGCCGCACTCGACCCC
This window of the Coriobacteriaceae bacterium genome carries:
- a CDS encoding VaFE repeat-containing surface-anchored protein yields the protein MPQSFRHAAPDTPRALHKMQVIMLSLLLICTMTLPYIGVAATRPALASGQTVNLWKEGNIHYSDGAWNAHIFHTNDGEGETLAYCIEPAKNSPGEGSYEKSSIHCVSGRDYELIADLWFAFGGPGFDASMWPATNWNGDPMGAEDYYLASHILLADTYSSSAHEATYGAGENFRNWLTWNITGFDLNNGSLINPNALGRLVMTRTGEVPADFEAYMIDGGSKQTIAASSRYKTVGMIKMNKRSMNPDITNDNPLYSMEGITYGVYVTNTCGPEGDTGKTLVLDESGYAEVGGLYSGTYFIREIESSVEGTGYAYDPTIYNCWVDPGEVSWLHDTSNGAGDVDQNDVTDEPQTEDVDVIIQKHDLITRSSTPSGDGTLADALFEVRYFPNLTGETGGNAVRRWTFRTDDTGKVDLRGDLAHAFVSGDALYRDPIANEPLFPIGTYAIRELKAPASYEVPVDNEPIVITITSHGTGAHDVSSGPLGNGGVIVNENPIRQDLCFTKRDLDTQRPMGGIPFLVSRIAADGSTIERHVVVTDANGRFDSSAAYRRHTTRTNANDAAVEIGANGSYVVNEALLDSEAGTWFGMTADGSMTTANDSVGAFPDSTSCHYLFEELPVRANEGKALVQFEAFAHAAQSTTIDLGTVGNTTPTLATSAHDARDGDKLVSWDANAVILDSVSYSGLVAGRTYTLEGHLADATTGEVLRDPHGNAITSSHTFTASASTGSVEVKFTLNTMGLKNGRQLVVCERLLESGRLLAMHEDIDDSSQTVTVVQPAIETHAVDGMDGDSLIVGDVDATIVDHVSYTGLIAGANYELTGTVVDSASGLPFEPSGSTVTSTVTFVPEASSGSIDIAYALDASELEPGTKLVIFEKLMSDGTIVATHEDLDSVSQTISVFPPSLQTHAHDPQDGDSSVASDIATSIIDMVSYSGLTPGYEYSIEATLVDKESGRPALDPFGLPVTATHVFTPLEREGSTDVVIDFDATNIQTSTAFVVFEELYRDGRHLASHVDLASVEQAIVVEPPYIQTAASSDGISKRLMRDRDIPLVDTVSYRNLKVGQNYELRGRVMNKATGEALSDRRGDPVKSSLEFTPDAPSGLVELSFTLDTTVVDEGTELVVFEELYRDGVKIAAHEDLANAQQTVTVAKPRITTTAASKDGAKTVVRDVDTTIVDTVSYEGLAPRCDYTLAGAVMNKADGKPLVDEDGRPITSQADFVTEHADGTVSLSFSLDTSMLEAGSELVIFEKLLRNGEEIAVHEDIEDEGQTVRLVPAAINTCASDPLDGGKLIAAHEQTRIFDAVSYEGLQPGVTYEFVGTLMDKEAKTPLLTAQGEPARTTYSFVPEEAAGTVDVNFSFDASSTDTEREIVIFEELYRKGRLLATHADYENTAQTVRVTPPSIKTYASDMSDGDKEITGNCMTTIIDSVSYAGLVPNEEYEIDGTLMIDDGTLEGRPALDAYGRPITAHIAFTPDASHGNATVPFEIDATLLGDDTKLVVFEKLFANDALMAEHADLHDEDQTVRVKPSRPETPPEEASPPNESTPTPFGPSLKTGDSTIWMLAACGLIGGAAFGLLAALRRKAFGPNSKRE
- a CDS encoding pyridoxamine kinase; the protein is MKRVVSIQDISCVGKCSLTVALPIISAMGVECGILPTAVLSVHTAFKSFTFDDLTDQIEPISQSWIDNGVDFDAIYTGYLGSFEQLELVSRFFDRHKEDGTLIFVDPAMADNGVLYKGFTPEFARAMGTVVCSKADIIDPNITEAAFMLGAEYKEDGTYDEDYVRDLLQGLAALGPKKAVLTGVSLEPGSCGVYGLDGETGEYFSYFNELVDARFHGTGDVFSSTTVGALLNGFELDEALAVAADYTVACIKATISQPDHNWYGVDFETEIPYLLKLIGK